The following are encoded in a window of Thermococcus alcaliphilus genomic DNA:
- the hisC gene encoding histidinol-phosphate transaminase: MKIREMVKTFKPYKVIEGNYRIWLDKNENPFDLPDEIKDEIFEKLRKTPFNRYPHITSMPLREKIAEFYGLSPRNVAVGNGSDELLDYLIKIFEGDYIITTPPTFGMYYFYAKLEGIPIVEVPLNEQFLINGEEIAKKAKKASIIFITSPNNPTGNSQPREEILKVLDSGAPVVIDEAYAEFSKENCVDLLDEYNNLLILRTFSKAFGLAGIRLGYLLADTEIIDALYRIKPPFGVNSLSMIAAMVMLDHYNVIEERVKYIVRERERLYKKFKEYAYPSDANFLLMRLNAYEFLLERGIVVRKLEGRLQGHIRVTVGRKEENEELIKALEEFLDVANI, translated from the coding sequence ATGAAGATTAGAGAGATGGTTAAAACTTTCAAACCATACAAAGTGATTGAAGGAAACTACAGAATCTGGCTCGATAAAAATGAAAATCCATTTGACCTACCAGATGAAATAAAGGATGAGATCTTCGAGAAGCTTAGAAAAACTCCTTTTAACCGCTATCCCCACATAACGTCAATGCCCCTTAGAGAAAAAATTGCAGAATTTTATGGACTCAGCCCGAGGAATGTCGCTGTAGGCAATGGGAGCGATGAACTCTTGGACTATTTAATAAAAATTTTTGAGGGGGATTACATAATCACTACCCCTCCCACATTCGGCATGTACTACTTTTATGCAAAGCTGGAGGGGATTCCAATTGTTGAGGTACCCCTCAACGAACAGTTTCTAATAAACGGCGAGGAGATCGCGAAAAAAGCCAAAAAAGCAAGTATTATTTTCATAACCTCCCCGAACAATCCTACTGGGAACAGTCAGCCAAGAGAAGAAATTTTGAAAGTCCTCGACAGTGGAGCCCCCGTTGTTATAGATGAAGCGTATGCAGAGTTTTCAAAGGAAAACTGCGTCGATCTATTGGATGAGTACAATAATCTACTAATCCTCCGGACTTTTTCAAAGGCCTTTGGCCTGGCAGGAATAAGGTTAGGTTATCTGCTAGCCGATACAGAAATTATTGACGCACTGTACAGAATAAAGCCACCGTTTGGTGTAAACTCCTTAAGCATGATAGCAGCAATGGTGATGCTGGATCATTACAATGTGATCGAAGAGAGAGTAAAATACATAGTTAGAGAACGCGAAAGACTCTATAAAAAATTTAAGGAGTATGCATATCCAAGCGACGCGAACTTCCTTTTGATGAGACTTAATGCTTACGAATTCTTGCTTGAAAGGGGGATTGTAGTAAGAAAACTTGAGGGAAGACTTCAGGGGCACATAAGAGTTACCGTGGGTAGAAAGGAAGAGAATGAAGAGCTAATAAAAGCGCTGGAGGAGTTCCTTGATGTGGCTAATATTTGA
- the hisIE gene encoding bifunctional phosphoribosyl-AMP cyclohydrolase/phosphoribosyl-ATP diphosphatase HisIE, translating into MKRLLEKVDWKKNNGVVPVIVQDTKGEVLTLAYMNKEALEKTIKTGYAHYYSRSQKRIRMKGEISGNVQKVREVRIDCDNDALLLIVEQVGVACHTGNYSCFYRKLGEPEKTEKEIDYSLTILRELEELIKERKKAPKEKSYTSLLFKEGKEKIYKKFGEEAIEVLVADKRENIIYETADLLYHLLVLLAYNEISLGEVMNELRRRRK; encoded by the coding sequence ATGAAGAGACTTCTCGAAAAAGTTGATTGGAAAAAGAACAACGGCGTTGTCCCAGTAATCGTCCAAGACACTAAAGGAGAAGTATTAACATTAGCATATATGAACAAAGAAGCCTTGGAAAAGACAATTAAGACAGGATACGCCCACTACTATTCAAGAAGTCAGAAAAGGATTCGAATGAAAGGTGAGATTAGCGGAAACGTTCAAAAAGTACGAGAGGTAAGAATAGACTGCGATAACGATGCTTTACTCTTAATTGTTGAGCAAGTTGGCGTTGCATGTCACACAGGGAACTACTCATGCTTCTATCGTAAACTTGGTGAACCCGAAAAAACTGAGAAAGAGATAGATTATTCTCTCACGATCCTAAGAGAACTTGAGGAGCTCATAAAAGAACGCAAGAAGGCTCCAAAAGAGAAATCCTACACTTCCTTGTTATTTAAAGAAGGAAAAGAGAAGATATACAAAAAGTTCGGGGAAGAGGCTATAGAAGTTTTAGTAGCCGATAAAAGAGAGAATATAATCTATGAAACAGCCGATTTACTTTATCATTTACTTGTTTTACTTGCCTACAATGAAATAAGCTTGGGAGAAGTGATGAACGAGCTGAGGAGGCGTAGGAAATGA
- the hisF gene encoding imidazole glycerol phosphate synthase subunit HisF, giving the protein MLAKRVIAALDIKNGRVVKGIKFKNIRDAGDPIELAKRYEEEGIDEIVFLDITASFEKRKILLELVKSIAEEIYVPFTVGGGIKSVDEIKEIIKNGADKVFLNTAAVDNPMLIEEAARIVGSANLVIAIDAKWNGKYWEVHTHGGRKPRGIDAIKWAKEVENFGAGEILLTSMDTDGTQQGFDIPLTKAIVDAVDIPVIASGGAGKPEHFYEAFKIGASAALAASIFHYEKYTVRELKEYLAKKGIPIRLE; this is encoded by the coding sequence ATGTTAGCTAAAAGAGTTATAGCCGCATTAGATATAAAAAATGGTAGAGTTGTCAAGGGGATAAAATTCAAGAACATTAGGGATGCAGGCGATCCAATAGAACTTGCCAAGAGGTATGAAGAAGAGGGAATAGATGAGATAGTCTTTTTGGATATTACAGCTTCGTTTGAAAAGAGGAAAATTCTTTTGGAGCTAGTTAAGAGCATAGCTGAAGAAATTTATGTTCCCTTTACTGTAGGTGGTGGAATTAAAAGCGTCGATGAGATTAAGGAGATCATCAAAAATGGAGCAGATAAGGTTTTTCTTAATACTGCCGCTGTTGACAACCCAATGCTCATAGAAGAGGCTGCAAGGATCGTTGGTTCTGCAAATTTAGTTATAGCGATTGATGCAAAGTGGAACGGTAAATACTGGGAAGTCCACACACACGGTGGAAGAAAGCCGAGGGGAATTGATGCTATAAAGTGGGCAAAGGAAGTCGAAAATTTCGGGGCCGGTGAAATCCTACTCACGAGTATGGACACAGATGGGACTCAACAGGGCTTTGACATTCCATTAACTAAGGCCATTGTTGATGCCGTTGATATACCTGTTATCGCTTCTGGTGGAGCAGGAAAACCAGAGCACTTTTACGAGGCATTTAAAATCGGCGCAAGTGCTGCTTTAGCCGCATCAATATTCCACTATGAGAAATACACTGTTAGAGAACTAAAAGAGTACCTTGCCAAAAAGGGCATTCCTATAAGACTAGAGTGA
- the hisA gene encoding 1-(5-phosphoribosyl)-5-((5-phosphoribosylamino)methylideneamino)imidazole-4-carboxamide isomerase codes for MEVYPAIDIMSGKAVRLYKGRKENVKVYGNPVEIAERFANYVDKIHIVDLDGAFTGNPQNLDVVKEIIDKTGMKVQIGGGFRSYESIAKAYKIGVENVIIGTKAFDTEFLEKVVRDFDGITVSLDARGGKIVLKGWVEESSLKVEEAYEMLKDYIDRFIYTATEKDGTLTGIGNIKRFWGKEEFIYAGGVSSIDDILKLKGTGFSGVIIGKALYEGKIKLQEVLEALKC; via the coding sequence ATGGAGGTATACCCTGCTATTGACATCATGAGCGGAAAGGCCGTCCGCCTTTACAAAGGAAGAAAGGAGAATGTAAAAGTTTATGGCAATCCCGTAGAGATTGCCGAAAGATTTGCGAATTATGTTGACAAAATACATATTGTCGACTTAGATGGGGCTTTTACAGGGAACCCACAAAATCTCGACGTTGTTAAGGAAATAATAGATAAAACCGGTATGAAAGTTCAAATTGGAGGCGGCTTCAGGAGTTATGAAAGCATTGCAAAAGCTTACAAGATTGGAGTTGAGAACGTTATAATCGGCACTAAAGCCTTTGACACGGAATTTTTGGAAAAAGTAGTTCGAGATTTCGATGGTATAACCGTTAGTTTAGACGCAAGAGGTGGAAAAATCGTTTTGAAGGGATGGGTGGAGGAGAGTTCATTAAAAGTCGAAGAAGCGTATGAGATGCTCAAGGATTACATTGACAGATTTATCTACACAGCGACTGAAAAAGACGGCACTTTAACTGGGATAGGGAACATAAAACGATTTTGGGGGAAAGAAGAGTTCATATACGCTGGAGGGGTTTCAAGCATAGATGATATTTTGAAACTTAAAGGCACAGGATTTTCGGGCGTAATTATCGGAAAGGCCCTTTATGAAGGCAAAATTAAATTACAAGAGGTGCTGGAGGCTTTAAAATGTTAG
- the hisH gene encoding imidazole glycerol phosphate synthase subunit HisH, whose product MTIIDLGIGNLANVRKALGGKITNDPYEIEKAEKIVLPGVGNFGAVMEKLEPLRGAIIDGINEGKPFLGICLGLQLLFEWSEESEGKGLGIFKGNIVRFRGVRTPHIGWNQVWQKKDCPLFEGIKDGAYFYFVHSYYANPENRDIVTGVTDYQSKGREIVFPSAVWRDNVFGVQFHPEKSGKVGLKLLRNFRRL is encoded by the coding sequence ATAACAATAATTGATCTTGGCATAGGAAACTTAGCCAACGTGAGAAAGGCCTTGGGTGGGAAAATAACAAACGATCCCTACGAGATAGAGAAGGCCGAGAAAATAGTCCTCCCCGGTGTTGGAAATTTTGGAGCAGTGATGGAGAAGCTTGAGCCACTACGGGGAGCTATCATAGATGGTATAAACGAAGGGAAGCCATTCCTCGGGATATGTCTTGGACTCCAGTTACTCTTTGAGTGGAGCGAAGAGAGTGAAGGAAAGGGGTTGGGGATATTCAAAGGTAACATTGTGAGGTTTAGAGGAGTTAGAACACCGCACATCGGCTGGAACCAGGTGTGGCAGAAAAAAGATTGTCCCCTGTTTGAGGGAATAAAGGATGGAGCTTACTTTTACTTTGTCCACTCTTACTATGCAAATCCCGAGAACAGAGACATAGTTACCGGCGTTACAGATTATCAATCGAAAGGAAGGGAGATAGTTTTCCCATCAGCAGTCTGGAGAGATAACGTCTTTGGTGTTCAGTTCCATCCAGAGAAATCAGGCAAAGTTGGCCTAAAGCTTTTGAGAAACTTCAGGAGGCTTTGA